A window of Xiphophorus hellerii strain 12219 chromosome 19, Xiphophorus_hellerii-4.1, whole genome shotgun sequence contains these coding sequences:
- the LOC116709081 gene encoding syntaxin-11-like yields the protein MRDRLGHLQEAQTDPEGFSAVDLNGRSEHENSNPDLDGILQQAQQIRLEIQQIQNDIGELKEVNFQTLNKTSFPDVTKRDSNAIGMDIKHRGEAVLHQLHGMNDLRGQLEDQRGSSDPAARVARTQYRYLSAALREVMFSYNEAEMSHSEACKRHIQRQMEVAGREVSETELEEMMEGEEPQVFSIQVGGQTARSALVSIESRQRELQELEKRIQGIQELFLDVAMLVEEQGAGVEIIERNVQNAEVTVQEGTFQLDRALASDKNNPFKKMFCGCFPCYKKLP from the coding sequence ATGAGAGACCGACTGGGACACCTGCAGGAGGCCCAGACTGATCCTGAAGGTTTCAGCGCTGTGGACCTGAACGGCCGCTCAGAACACGAAAACTCCAACCCGGATCTGGATGGGATCCTGCAGCAGGCCCAGCAGATCCGTCTGGAGATCCAGCAGATCCAGAACGACATTGGCGAGCTAAAGGAAGTGAACTTCCAGACGTTAAACAAGACTTCATTTCCCGATGTCACGAAGCGAGACTCCAACGCAATCGGGATGGACATCAAGCACAGAGGGGAAGCCGTGTTGCACCAGCTGCACGGGATGAACGACCTCCGGGGTCAGCTGGAGGACCAGCGGGGCTCCTCTGACCCCGCGGCCCGCGTCGCTCGGACCCAGTACCGCTACCTGAGCGCCGCGCTGCGGGAGGTCATGTTCAGCTACAACGAGGCCGAGATGAGCCACAGCGAGGCCTGCAAGCGCCACATCCAGCGGCAGATGGAGGTGGCCGGGAGGGAGGTCAGCGAGACGGAGCTTGAGGAGATGATGGAGGGAGAGGAGCCGCAGGTGTTCAGCATCCAGGTGGGGGGCCAGACCGCCCGCTCGGCCCTGGTGAGCATCGAGAGCAGACAGCGGGAGCTGCAGGAGCTGGAGAAGAGGATCCAGGGGATTCAGGAGCTCTTCTTGGACGTGGCCATGTTGGTGGAGGAGCAGGGGGCCGGGGTGGAGATCATCGAGAGGAACGTCCAGAACGCCGAGGTGACCGTCCAGGAGGGCACATTCCAGCTGGACAGAGCCCTCGCATCGGATAAAAACAACCCCTTCAAGAAGATGTTTTGTGGCTGTTTTCCGTGTTACAAAAAATTGCCTTGA
- the akap12a gene encoding A-kinase anchor protein 12 — protein sequence MGDAQSAPREAKSDAAAAEEEEEESGEVKDVETGQDVDDKVLRNNGQISDINRKAELNGHCEDEIGIEAAVCPDIKVSEPPKEEETPLENEDINLRKVTEETGDEQVGHDDLIEMDAKQNDINDSFRKFFSNIGLKLTVKRGSTDRSAVPVDVTEEEPSKPEDVKVEQPTNEIIEEAQESTDLKTAEEAVENDSTVCQTLTDVTPNDFQDKEDEKTIGTKEENTSHDAGISSLLSEDVTSQEDPRPASPAGLDENASPFKKFFTTGIFSSLRKKKKLEDDEVGQKEEEKATQEPSEHHLEVDVAPTEKELHEEKTEEERPITKSATAPSIVVNEITNSQEIVQESPLKRLLSGSSFKKRGKKQKGRKSSDTKLSDSGEHVSDQLLSSAESADNKKEETPAEVVNGEDGAWFSFKKLVTPQRRKKSSVDHEEGPIPGLKDGPKSAEAEQISDHSTEEGKRRKDSSVSWEAVLCGSGRRRSRKTSDSEDDMPQNSDGSKQNGGSKEPLIGMSNEMQEILASSPKQTGSPPEEDESSTWRSFKKLVTPKKKVKEEEESTIEPDQDDSAFSIKKLLSGRKTRKSVDVSGEEVGKEVASIDDEDSETPAVVPLSEFDLPETEPMAEKESNIAKDADGEPQMGTIEIKEEVQLQDTAPTEPKDIPSHEGALEKEASSAATTDEEPDELTDSSNQQLSDIPEEGIITETTPASVAEEAAKDETIAEDLLEITSDAITAPEPADVTLADDTEMVSAVSQLSESSKTSGNTTPVPAEYTIMNTESLLQQVSETIAASPKAVPVCLEEQSPEKAFCSVSHQILESSVLDQPKMLEVHRGSEATSIKTGLNAEGLDAVNEVAATIQAESISHLSEAISTEMASEVPKEELDTVEPATDDICEVNVSELQKDIKDLEITTERQHVVEGAGDVVEAVSKESLPKGEEVTATEELITGQAERKTDFEEELAVTSVNDTEEVGEKEEDQTVTEEDIETKKQAQNEAKPPDAVDELEEQARQEKAEVAKGEYDIHSPEERSPETIQLTETPSQDLSEETKDNKESPAVEAKTEQSAVTEVVKAAATELVEDLVQTLNTEVSVSENIFIAEIDTDESKTVESLPEMTEETEEKGPQNDQSEVTVELESVQAPMLESQKDAVVSLDEVSSLPDLSPAEKDPKQVESLTKVTDEQEDKEVKTDVTQTDNAELKELKSAETPTVTSEEDLVQSLNKEAEADIEDEKQEESGKPEDKEPQTDAAQIKDKLICPEAPILTSEEDAVQSINQSVLFSENISSTVTNTKELELVKSLPEENEEQADKERQKTIHTLESSDATQVSDVKGVTDVQEATDNIQEDILASGESRVEVLEKDAMPTDTTPKAEIQGIIQVDDSPETENAQEPEAAAVPPDAVAISSVASDVEVIHDASALETVTEELIITESKEPPPVELVGLPPSPQDIASDLETCKSTAAPSDEESKTQEPETQTLLQDVPQPEDIAPEKSEGKDVLQLDQETDTKPCDAKVEHEENVLENMEGLPALTAVHVSSVNEEARTAKVLERTTCPEETKPVCVDLAEVSEEPKSEVNLREQQETVEGDKTGLLSAAEIQVAATDHTVISQEVMSNLKDVSSERPNVVVQEVLMSKTASEIEINDTVETATPLVLDDINQAAEPSIAVVTMRVPPVEIEVNHKVQVYLMDVDIRSAQNAVDTVIQVGITEDKEVIDVCHESIQKVDNLLATAGVEEETTIEEIQVTVQDVMQHATSNLLETPSKMATQHVKQVIDESESMIEVCETDQKESLETEDEKVIIDGSEMAVKRQEEEATENTGIPAEQEGLEESEVPLIIPQGPDISIEDHKEDLEEAKPEKPEVCAAARDVRTEELAGKGPNETTMEPLASTQRQLATPDNAGLAVPQNTGVISSIGNLESPSSLSLEFKLNIQFAQAKASTWPSTAPIERIEPVKQVDVSEAGVQAEESAESVGQRDESKKQTELNEVAVQATSITEPEADSHLIQRAVIASQPVLLDVGIQAVETIEPLEQTQSTERVIAEVQTMEVCQLARQEKRAVLLRKPLLSEVKKGWAFRQSEDENDQDVWLDAEEDIYPQQDMQASTEKVDERVKLQSESEEKNETEPELEFEPCSLEAEDTESQRDALKKETSEMESEGEDFTVALEDLGTSVSAVE from the exons ATGGGAGACGCTCAGTCTGCGCCACGGGAGGCCAAAAGCGATGCAGCGGcagcggaggaggaggaagaggagagcggAGAAGTGAAGGATGTGGAAACCGGACAGGACGTCGACGACAAG GTTCTCAGAAACAATGGACAGATCTCTGATATCAACAGAAAAGCAGAGCTGAATGGTCACTGTGAGGATGAGATTGGCATTGAAG CTGCCGTTTGTCCAGACATAAAAGTTTCAGAGCCACCAAAAGAAGAAGAGACACCCTTAGAAAATGAGGACATTAATTTGAGGAAAGTGACTGAAGAAACTGGAGACGAACAGGTTGGACACGATGATCTGATCGAAATGGATGCCAAGCAGAATGACATCAATGACAGTTTCAGGAAGTTTTTCAGCAACATTGGCCTGAAACTGACAGTAAAGAGAGGCTCCACTGACAGAAGTGCAGTGCCAGTAGACGTGACGGAGGAGGAGCCGAGCAAACCAGAGGATGTTAAGGTTGAACAGCCAACGAATGAAATAATTGAGGAGGCTCAAGAAAGCACAGATCTCAAGACGGCAGAGGAGGCTGTGGAAAACGATTCAACAGTGTGCCAGACGCTGACAGATGTTACACCTAATGATTTTCAGGACAAAGAAGACGAGAAAACAATAGGAACCAAAGAGGAAAATACATCCCATGATGCAGGAATATCTTCACTTCTCAGCGAGGATGTTACATCGCAAGAGGACCCACGTCCAGCATCTCCAGCTGGGCTCGACGAAAATGCAAGcccatttaaaaagttttttacaaCTGGGATCTTTTCCAGTCTTcgaaagaaaaagaagcttgAAGATGATGAAGTAGGacagaaagaagaggaaaaggCAACCCAGGAGCCAAGTGAACACCACCTTGAGGTAGACGTTGCTCCAACTGAGAAAGAGCTTCATGAAGAGAAAACTGAAGAGGAAAGGCCAATCACCAAATCAGCTACAGCACCATCTATTGTCGTAAATGAAATCACCAACTCTCAGGAAATTGTTCAAGAAAGTCCCCTGAAAAGGCTTTTGTCAGGCTCTAGTTTCAAGAAACGCGGCAAAAAGCAAAAGGGCAGAAAATCAAGTGACACAAAGCTGTCCGACTCTGGAGAACATGTTTCAGATCAGCTTCTGTCATCAGCAGAGTCTGCAGACAACAAGAAAGAGGAAACTCCTGCAGAGGTGGTGAATGGGGAAGATGGGGCTTGGTTTTCATTCAAAAAGCTTGTAACTCCCCAACGGAGGAAGAAGTCATCTGTGGACCATGAAGAGGGGCCAATTCCAGGTTTAAAAGATGGACCGAAATCAGCTGAAGCAGAGCAAATATCAGATCACAGCACAGAGGAagggaaaaggagaaaagattCGTCTGTGTCATGGGAAGCTGTGTTGTGTGGAtctggaagaagaagaagccggAAAACATCAGACTCTGAGGATGATATGCCTCAAAATAGTGACGGTAGCAAGCAAAATGGTGGCTCTAAAGAACCACTGATTGGAATGTCTAATGAGATGCAGGAGATTCTGGCGTCATCCCCAAAACAGACAGGAAGTCCTCCAGAGGAAGACGAAAGCTCAACATGGAGGTCGTTTAAAAAACTTGTCACTCCcaaaaagaaagtgaaagaggaagaggaaagcaCCATCGAACCTGACCAAGATGATTCTGCCTTTTCCATAAAGAAACTCCtgtcaggaagaaaaacaagaaagtctGTTGATGTTTCTGGTGAGGAGGTCGGTAAAGAGGTGGCAAGTATCGATGATGAGGACTCCGAGACACCTGCTGTGGTTCCACTGTCTGAATTTGATTTACCTGAAACAGAACCGAtggcagaaaaagaaagtaataTAGCAAAAGATGCAGATGGTGAGCCTCAAATGGGAACCATTGAGATCAAAGAGGAAGTCCAGTTACAGGACACTGCGCCCACCGAGCCAAAAGACATCCCAAGCCATGAAGGAGCTTTAGAAAAAGAGGCTTCATCAGCCGCAACTACAGATGAAGAACCAGACGAGCTCACAGACTCAAGCAATCAACAGCTCAGTGATATCCCAGAGGAGGGGATCATTACAGAGACCACCCCAGCCTCAGTGGCGGAGGAGGCAGCAAAAGACGAAACAATAGCAGAGGACCTGCTGGAGATCACATCTGACGCCATAACCGCCCCGGAGCCAGCAGACGTTACCTTGGCAGATGACACAGAGATGGTGTCCGCAGTTTCCCAGTTATCAGAGTCTTCAAAAACATCTGGTAACACAACACCTGTCCCAGCAGAGTACACCATCATGAACACAGAGtccctcctgcagcaggtttctGAGACTATCGCTGCAAGCCCGAAGGCAGTTCCAGTGTGTTTGGAGGAACAGAGTCctgaaaaagctttttgttcAGTATCACATCAAATACTTGAATCGTCTGTATTAGACCAGCCCAAAATGCTGGAAGTACACAGAGGATCAGAAGCAACAAGCATAAAGACAGGCCTAAATGCCGAAGGACTTGATGCAGTGAATGAAGTTGCAGCAACAATCCAAGCCGAGAGCATCTCTCACCTTAGTGAGGCCATTTCTACAGAAATGGCTTCAGAAGTTCCTAAAGAGGAGCTTGACACTGTTGAGCCAGCTACAGATGACATCTGTGAGGTAAACGTTTCAGAATtacaaaaagacataaaagaTTTGGAAATTACAACAGAGAGGCAGCATGTAGTTGAAGGTGCAGGGGATGTAGTAGAAGCAGTGTCAAAAGAGAGTTTACCTAAAGGAGAAGAAGTTACAGCAACCGAAGAACTTATTACTGGtcaagctgaaagaaaaacagacttcGAAGAAGAATTAGCGGTAACATCAGTAAATGACACCGAGGAAGTAGGTGAGAAGGAGGAAGACCAAACTGTGACAGAAGAGGACATTGAAACCAAAAAGCAAGCTCAAAATGAGGCTAAACCTCCTGATGCAGTGGATGAACTGGAAGAACAGGCAAGACAAGAAAAAGCTGAGGTGGCCAAAGGAGAGTATGATATTCACTCACCTGAAGAAAGGTCGCCAGAGACAATTCAATTAACTGAAACACCCTCACAGGATCTTAGTGAAGAAACCAAAGACAACAAAGAATCTCCAGCAGTGGAAGCTAAAACTGAACAAAGTGCAGTGACAGAAGTTGTAAAAGCTGCTGCAACAGAGTTGGTAGAGGATCTGGTTCAGACACTCAACACAGAAGTATcagtttcagaaaatattttcatagctGAAATAGACACAGACGAGTCAAAAACAGTAGAGTCTCTACCTGAAATGACAGAGGAGACAGAAGAGAAAGGGCCACAAAATGATCAGTCTGAGGTTACAGTAGAATTAGAAAGTGTTCAAGCACCAATGTTAGAGTCACAAAAGGATGCAGTTGTGTCCCTTGATGAAGTGTCATCATTGCCAGACCTTTCGCCAGCTGAAAAAGATCCCAAACAAGTAGAGTCTCTCACTAAAGTCACTGACGAGCAAGAAGACAAAGAGGTCAAAACGGATGTAACTCAAACTGACAATGCTGAACTCAAAGAATTGAAATCTGCAGAAACACCAACAGTGACATCTGAAGAGGATCTAGTTCAGTCCCTTAATAAAGAGGCTGAAGCAGACATAGAGGATGAAAAACAAGAGGAAAGTGGTAAACCAGAAGACAAAGAGCCACAAACAGATGCAGCTCAAATCAAAGACAAATTGATATGTCCAGAAGCACCAATATTGACTTCAGAAGAAGATGCAGTTCAGTCCATTAATCAGTCAGTgctgttttcagaaaacatttcatccaCTGTAACAAATACAAAAGAACTTGAACTGGTAAAGTCTCTCCctgaagaaaatgaagaacaagctgacaaagagagacaaaaaacaatTCATACACTGGAGTCTTCTGATGCTACACAAGTTTCTGATGTTAAAGGAGTCACTGATGTACAAGAAGCCACAGACAATATTCAAGAAGACATATTGGCGTCAGGAGAAAGCAGAGTGGAGGTTCTAGAAAAAGATGCAATGCCTACTGATACCACACCAAAAGCAGAAATTCAAGGAATCATTCAAGTGGATGATTCTCCTGAAACAGAGAATGCTCAGGAACcagaagctgctgcagttccACCTGATGCAGTAGCAATTAGCTCTGTAGCATCTGATGTGGAAGTGATACATGACGCTTCAGCATTGGAAACGGTCACAGAAGAACTAATTATTACAGAATCAAAGGAACCTCCACCTGTGGAACTAGTAGGTTTGCCTCCTAGTCCACAAGATATTGCCTCAGATTTAGAGACGTGCAAATCAACAGCTGCACCAAGTGATGAGGAAAGTAAAACTCAGGAACCTGAAACGCAAACATTACTTCAAGATGTTCCACAGCCAGAAGACATTGCTCCAGAAAAATCAGAGGGGAAAGATGTATTGCAGCTGGATCAGGAAACTGATACTAAACCATGCGATGCTAAGGTTGAGCATgaagaaaatgttcttgagAACATGGAGGGGTTACCAGCATTGACAGCAGTTCATGTATCCTCAGTTAATGAGGAGGCAAGGACTGCCAAAGTCTTAGAAAGAACAACATGTCCTGAGGAAACCAAGCCAGTTTGTGTAGACCTGGCTGAAGTTTCAGAAGAACCTAAAAGTGAAGTGAATCTCCGTGAGCAGCAGGAGACGGTAGAGGGGGATAAAACGGGCCTACTTTCAGCTGCTGAGATACAGGTGGCTGCCACTGATCACACCGTCATATCACAAGAAGTTATGAGTAATTTAAAAGACGTTTCAAGTGAAAGACCTAATGTTGTGGTTCAAGAAGTTTTGATGAGTAAAACGGCCAGTGAGATAGAAATAAATGATACAGTAGAGACTGCAACCCCATTAGTGCTAGATGACATTAATCAGGCAGCAGAGCCGAGCATTGCTGTTGTGACAATGCGTGTGCCGCCTGTGGAGATCGAGGTGAATCACAAAGTCCAGGTGTACCTGATGGATGTGGATATCAGATCAGCCCAGAACGCCGTTGACACAGTGATCCAAGTAGGCATTACAGAAGATAAGGAAGTCATTGATGTGTGCCATGAAAGCATTCAGAAAGTAGACAACCTCTTAGCCACTGCAGGAGTTGAAGAAGAAACTACTATTGAAGAAATCCAGGTGACAGTTCAAGACGTTATGCAGCATGCGACGAGTAACTTACTGGAAACGCCATCCAAGATGGCCACTCAACATGTAAAACAAGTCATTGATGAGTCAGAAAGTATGATAGAAGTATGTGAGACAGACCAAAAGGAATCACTTGAGACGGAAGATGAGAAGGTGATCATTGACGGCTCTGAGATGGCCGTCAAAAGACAAGAGGAGGAGGCCACTGAGAACACTGGAATCCCAGCTGAGCAAGAAGGCCTTGAAGAATCCGAGGTACCTTTAATTATTCCACAAGGCCCAGACATCTCCATCGAGGATCACAAAGAGGATTTGGAGGAAGCAAAACCTGAGAAGCCAGAAGTATGCGCCGCAGCAAGAGATGTAAGAACAGAGGAATTAGCTGGAAAGGGTCCAAATGAAACCACCATGGAACCTCTGGCAAGTACGCAAAGACAGCTCGCTACACCTGACAATGCTGGATTAGCAGTCCCCCAAAACACTGGAGTAATCTCATCAATAGGCAACCTGGAGTCCCCTTCTAGCCTGTCTTTAGAGTTCAAACTGAACATACAGTTTGCTCAAGCCAAAGCCTCAACATGGCCCTCCACTGCACCTATAGAGAGAATTGAACCTGTGAAGCAGGTGGATGTTTCTGAAGCTGGAGTTCAGGCAGAGGAGTCAGCAGAGTCTGTAGGTCAAAGAGATGAAAGCAAGAAACAGACGGAGCTAAATGAGGTTGCAGTGCAGGCAACCAGTATCACAGAACCAGAAGCCGACTCACATTTAATCCAAAGGGCTGTGATTGCAAGTCAGCCAGTGCTGCTGGATGTGGGTATCCAAGCAGTGGAAACAATAGAGCCATTGGAACAAACCCAATCTACTGAAAGAGTCATCGCAGAGGTTCAGACAATGGAGGTTTGCCAACTAGCAAGACAAGAGAAGAGAGCAGTGCTTCTGAGAAAGCCTCTGCTCTCCGAGGTGAAAAAGGGTTGGGCCTTCAGACAATCAGAGGACGAAAACGATCAAGATGTTTGGCTGGACGCAGAGGAGGACATCTATCCACAGCAGGACATGCAAGCATCCACAGAAAAGGTGGATGAACGTGTCAAGCTGCAGAGTGAAAGTgaagaaaagaatgaaacagAACCTGAGCTGGAGTTTGAGCCATGCAGCCTGGAGGCTGAGGACACCGAAAGTCAACGAGACGCGCTGAAAAAAGAAACGAGTGAAATGGAAAGTGAAGGGGAGGATTTCACTGTTGCACTCGAGGACCTGGGAACCAGTGTCTCTGCAGTGGAATGA
- the stx11a gene encoding syntaxin-11a, producing MKDRLYELQSFPSATAEEESGPNGIHSNEDEELLEQHAVVFQGEDVMDSIYKDAQMMRKEMLLLKLDVKRMGKQNTRFLTSVRRFSSIKRDANALGRDIKARGEAIYARLEKMGKLSKELEEEHGLTSAVARMVRSQYVSLTSAFHEAISEFNEAEMIQRENCKNRIQRQAEIMGKEVSREQIDEMIETGKCNIFTDNLLQEGRTARSALNEIENRHKELLELESRIRDIHELFFQLALLVEEQGSMLDNIEANVGATQDYIAKATVQIKKAVKYKRNNPCKKLFCCCFPCCK from the coding sequence ATGAAAGACCGACTGTACGAGCTGCAGAGCTTCCCCTCTGCCACCGCAGAGGAGGAGAGTGGCCCCAATGGTATCCACAGCAACGAGGACGAGGAGCTGCTGGAGCAGCACGCCGTCGTCTTCCAGGGCGAGGACGTGATGGACAGCATCTACAAAGACGCCCAGATGATGAGGAAGGAGATGCTGCTCCTCAAGTTGGACGTGAAGCGTATGGGGAAGCAGAACACGCGCTTCCTCACGTCGGTGAGGAGGTTTAGCAGCATCAAGCGGGACGCCAACGCGCTCGGTAGGGACATCAAGGCACGGGGGGAGGCCATCTACGCCCGGCTGGAGAAGATGGGGAAGCTGAGCAAGGAGCTGGAAGAAGAGCACGGCCTCACGTCGGCCGTGGCTCGCATGGTGCGCTCGCAGTACGTGTCCCTGACCAGCGCCTTCCACGAAGCCATATCCGAGTTCAACGAGGCCGAAATGATCCAGAGGGAGAACTGCAAAAACCGCATCCAGAGGCAAGCGGAGATCATGGGCAAGGAGGTGAGCAGGGAGCAGATAGACGAGATGATCGAGACGGGGAAGTGCAACATCTTCACGGATAATCTCCTCCAGGAGGGCAGGACTGCTAGGTCGGCTCTGAACGAGATAGAGAACAGGCACaaggagctgctggagctggagaGCCGCATCAGGGACATCCACGAACTCTTCTTTCAGCTGGCGCTGCTGGTGGAGGAGCAGGGCTCCATGCTGGACAACATAGAGGCCAACGTTGGCGCGACTCAGGACTACATCGCCAAGGCTACGGTTCAGATCAAGAAGGCTGTGAAATACAAGAGAAACAATCCGTGCAAGAagcttttctgctgctgcttccctTGCTGCAAATGA
- the rmnd1 gene encoding required for meiotic nuclear division protein 1 homolog produces the protein MLLRTLWSRLGARQLAGSRPVCIVSSTTLTQCLKPSNNESTPRSHSWASAVTRTFYLNTFNQQCLHKAHVHPAIAGFNNYYSVPLLTLPGTPIHCRCDQARFYSSNIVKSVLKPTLKPVIVPPKGKRPPKGPRTKQPSRSNQPSKKEDEDMMQCIAFATADQYHLPTLSHDLINHGFQEIDLPRDASNVLVISTENTAKVDDDALIFFFREGSVVFWNVEEKEMKKVLRLLEHHEIQPYEVALVHWENEEINYTVGEGNTKLERGNFILSYDMDQQEAVLEKFAFSNALCLSVKLAIWEVALDNFVESIQSIPEMLKSGRRIKLSSAEVMQKIGELFTLRHCINLRSDLLLTPDFYWDRENLEKLYDKTCQFLSINRRVNVVNEKLEHCSQLTDLMRSHLSEKHSLRLEWMIVILITIEVMFELAKMIF, from the exons ATGCTTCTTCGGACATTGTGGTCGAGACTGGGAGCTCGGCAGCTTGCTGGGAGCAGACCAGTCTGTATTGTTTCTTCAACCACTCTTACCCAATGTTTGAAGCCCAGCAACAACGAATCTACCCCAAGGAGTCACTCCTGGGCATCTGCAGTCACAAGaaccttttatttaaacacatttaaccaGCAGTGCCTGCATAAAGCACATGTTCATCCTGCTATCGCTggatttaataattattatagtGTTCCTCTTTTAACTCTCCCTGGGACACCTATACACTGCAGATGCGACCAGGCTCGTTTTTATTCATCTAATATTGTAAAGTCAGTGCTAAAGCCAACCTTAAAACCAGTAATAGTGCCTCCTAAAGGAAAACGACCTCCTAAAGGCCCACGAACTAAACAGCCTTCTCGGTCCAACCAGCCTTCAAAGAAAGAGGATGAG GATATGATGCAATGCATAGCCTTTGCAACAGCAGACCAGTATCATTTGCCAACACTTAGCCATGACCTGATAAACCACGGCTTTCAAGAAATAGATTTACCAAGAG atgcATCAAATGTCCTGGTGATAAGCACCGAAAACACTGCTAAAGTAGACGACGATgctctcatttttttcttcag GGAAGGATCTGTTGTTTTCTGGAATGTCGAGGAGAAAGAG ATGAAAAAGGTTTTGAGGTTACTGGAGCATCATGAGATCCAGCCTTACGAAGTGGCTTTAGTTCACTGGGAAAACGAGGAGATCAACTACACTGTTGGAGA AGGAAACACAAAGCTGGAGAGAGGCAACTTCATTCTTAGTTACGACATGGATCAACAAGAGGCTGTCCTggaaaaatttgcattttcaaaTGCTCTCTGTCTGTCAG taaagttGGCGATATGGGAGGTGGCTTTGGACAACTTTGTAGAGTCAATTCAGTCAATCCCAGAG ATGCTGAAGTCTGGCAGAAGAATCAAACTATCTTCTGCTGAGGTTATGCAGAAGATTGGAGAGCTTTTTACGTTGAG ACATTGCATCAACCTGAGGTCCGACCTTCTCCTCACCCCCGATTTCTACTGGGACCGAGAAAACTTAGAAAAGCTCTACGACAAGACGTGCCAGTTCCTGAGCATCAACCGCAGAGTCAAC GTTGTGAACGAGAAGCTGGAGCATTGCTCGCAGCTGACAGACCTGATGAGGAGCCACTTGAGTGAAAAGCACAGCTTAAGGTTGGAGTGGATGATAGTCATCCTCATTACCATTGAG GTGATGTTTGAACTCGCAAAAATGATCTTCTAA